The following proteins are encoded in a genomic region of Bdellovibrionales bacterium:
- a CDS encoding murein L,D-transpeptidase catalytic domain family protein — translation MNFRWLLLVPMMTLITACGSNSDDQETAVEQEILNDQPTISDTSSVGIGEEPLLEMDKMELEKAYTAFVAKGVPAIPLRQALDFYKDNRESTGGLKDASCLKTPMSETGEIPTNSNRFDPTTKALLKKGIRNERYIVIVDFTDTNTSPRGYILDMVDLTVFKSTVAHGYGSEAVGGIPQVFTNVANKGTTVSGFFVSAVVTYPYYGTTASSGAYNSTGLRLYGLQSTNNTAEATSKVSHGAPYVTEDRAGTSAGCPAWTQANAKKWLPVLKGGVLWYHYTKINKAASYKAPSC, via the coding sequence ATGAATTTTCGTTGGTTGCTACTTGTTCCCATGATGACCTTAATCACAGCCTGTGGTTCGAACTCGGACGATCAGGAGACAGCGGTGGAGCAGGAGATTTTAAATGACCAACCGACAATTTCAGATACGTCTTCCGTCGGAATCGGCGAAGAGCCCTTGCTCGAAATGGATAAGATGGAACTTGAAAAGGCTTATACGGCTTTCGTGGCAAAAGGTGTTCCGGCGATTCCGCTGCGTCAGGCGCTTGATTTTTACAAGGACAACCGCGAATCCACCGGCGGCCTCAAAGATGCTTCCTGCTTAAAAACACCGATGAGCGAAACGGGGGAAATTCCGACCAACTCCAACCGCTTTGATCCCACAACAAAAGCTCTTCTCAAAAAAGGAATTCGCAACGAGCGCTATATTGTGATCGTCGATTTCACAGATACGAACACCTCACCTCGCGGTTATATTTTAGATATGGTAGATCTGACGGTGTTTAAATCGACAGTAGCTCACGGCTACGGCTCCGAGGCTGTGGGAGGAATTCCTCAAGTCTTTACCAACGTGGCCAACAAGGGCACCACCGTCAGCGGATTTTTTGTTAGCGCCGTAGTGACGTATCCTTATTACGGAACGACGGCGTCTTCCGGCGCTTACAATTCTACGGGATTAAGACTCTACGGTTTGCAATCCACCAACAACACAGCGGAAGCGACATCGAAAGTTTCTCATGGCGCGCCCTATGTCACTGAGGATCGCGCCGGAACCAGTGCGGGCTGTCCTGCATGGACTCAAGCCAACGCCAAGAAATGGCTTCCCGTCCTTAAGGGCGGAGTTCTTTGGTATCACTACACCAAGATCAACAAAGCGGCGAGCTACAAAGCTCCGTCGTGCTAG